In the genome of Aedes aegypti strain LVP_AGWG chromosome 2, AaegL5.0 Primary Assembly, whole genome shotgun sequence, the window tatcacatatgtaattgcttggcatcaaatgcgaatgttgtttgaaacacgactgcgttgatgacattttttagatgttttctacaatcatcatccatcattgaaaaagcaaagctactatgttcaattttgtaacatgtcagcaattgcgccatttttcagcaattctaaatgcaggggaatgaggaatgtcgtatttcagacgattttttacaatttatctgtaattcggatacaaaaatgcTGTACTACATTAATGTccagaaatgacaaaggaatgatcctacgattgaacttttatgattaggcatgaggttaagaatctcgtagaacaaaaactgtagaaaaatgtatgttttacaggtactttaatgaaaaGAAATccattttatgaggtcaaaaccatctctaatcggcatacagtgttctcaaaagttgtaaagttcTAATAATACGATCtggtggtatttattttgattttcgtttttccaaaatctcgttagaattttttgaatgtaaaaaatagccaaaaaacacaaattcgacttgaggcaccttgactaatcttctccaaattggatgaaaatttgtctggtagcttgttttagtattgcaactaggactagggggtgactgattgaatcccagaaattttgatttttgtgaaactgtctattacacattgaggatgctactgatcccaaTATCATATTCACATAATGTTTTAAAGCTTCATAAAATCTacgcaactagggttgtcatgtctattacgactgacagtgttttgaaaaaaaaaaacttgagttgtggacacaaaagtcaatttgtgtagggttgtgaaggagaatatggtttatggtttcaggttggccgatgcGCTGCAGAACCGTTACCCGTTCTGtagcgtagttggttaacgcgcccagtatAGCGTATTGGGTGTCGTGgtatcgaagcccaccagagcgattctattatttttcacaattttacatctcaatttgtccaaattgacttttgtgtctacgaactcCAGGTTTTTTCTTACATGGTTGTTGAATTCACAACTTGAATTATAATTGTTATCTATGAACCTTTGTTACATAACTGGTAGAGTAGAAGATCTGTACTCTGAGGAGTTGTTGAATCGCATCAAATAAACGTTTCACACAAAACTTAGTAAAACTGAACCATATAAGCCTGTATCGCAACACTTGCAGATCTGACGACCTTTAAGATTTAACAGTCATTGTACCAAAACCTCCGGAGAATACATTTGATTGCTTTAGCTGTGCCTATACCTCACCCAGAACAATCACATAGCAAATGGAGCTATAATGCCTCGACCTGTTTTTGATTTACTATTATTTGGTTAAATATGAAACCTAATAGAGACCAACTTAAGGTATTATAACATAATTAGAGTGAAAACGCTTCACGACTTtatattatacaaaaaaaaaactctgttaTTATACTAGTATTGTTTATAGAAATTCATCATATTGTTGTTTGTTGGAACTTTTGCTCTTATTACCACCTTATGAAAAGAATGGCTTTCAAGACATTATTGGTAACGCTCATAGATCTATATGTCTGTTTCCCACGGAGTTCATGGTTGACCTAGAACACCAAGGCAAATTAGCAAATGGGTGGCATAGCTTTGTACACAGTTTGTCACACTAGTCACATACTAACTGAAACTCGTGGAGAGAATATCATTTACGTAACACGAATTTTCTTTACGTAATGATTCAATTTACGACCCAAGGCTCATTGACGATTCACCGTACactcaatttttttgtttatgtgtaTTTGTCCAATAGTGTGGGAGCCCCTAAAATCTGGAGGTCCATGAAATGGAACACAAAAACTCTTCCTCACAAAAAATATCTGCTTTgcgtataaaaaaaaaactctgtaccTAGCTATTTGTGGGTAATGTTTTGTGTTTGgaaaatagaagaaaaaaaaaacattgtaatatGACTTGAGGATTTTTAAGCTAAAACAAAATGCTCTACCATTTTGAATTACactccaagaaaaaaaaatatgaagaaacaaCCTATAGCGGATTAAATGGCGCCGTTTAACCCGCCCATTTTCTGAGAATTGACCACTTCATTGACCATTGACCTCCCTCGTTAAACCAAATTTGAAGCAATAAAACCATTCGAATAGACCCGATCTGCCAACAATCAAGACCAACTTGCCAGACACATAGTATCCGGTCTCCGGCGTAGCCTCAACAACAACTGTCGTGCGGTGCGTTTTCAGTTCCCACCTTTTAAATTGATTGACCTAGGCGCATCCGATTAGAGGTGCAAATTTCGGTTGAACCAATAAAAAGTGTTCACTGAGCGTCACAAGCCAACATAACTCAACAGGTCGCAATCGCGTCAAGTTCGGTGGCTCAGAAGAGGCAACTCACGTCACAGCATGAAAGTAACAAATACTTCTTATTAAAAACCAAATCATCACCATTTAAAATGATTTCGTTCTAGACATCATCAGTGTGGATCACCTTTGCCGTAGCCATAACAGCGATAGAAGGTCATTACTACACCGAGTTGGAATTGGATCCCCATCTGCACACGGATTTCCACCTCGCCGAAGGTGATTCCTATTATCCATTGGACGTGGAATCATATCAAAATCACCTTCCGTTTGAGCTATATCAGCCCAGCTCGACATTTTGGGACCATTTTCTGCAGAAACCAAAGTTCATGAACTATCAGGCTCAACCGAATTCACTGATCAATTACACACCCGTGGAGCCAAATTCGTGGATCAAGCCAAATGTGTTCGTCAATGGGCAGGGTTACATCACGGATCGGTACGTGGCGCCAACGATGCTGAAAAGGTTACTCGCGATGAGTCCTCGATAGGGTGGaaagtttcattatttttataaacaaaataaaaaggctgACTTTTGCCATTTAtttatagagaaacaaaaaaaagggtttattgttattgatttttatagACATTTCCCTATAGATTCCTCAAAAGTTCTTTGTGGTATTCAATCCAGATAGTTGATAACAATTTATGAAGGAATGTATCTTG includes:
- the LOC110676047 gene encoding uncharacterized protein LOC110676047; protein product: MKTSSVWITFAVAITAIEGHYYTELELDPHLHTDFHLAEGDSYYPLDVESYQNHLPFELYQPSSTFWDHFLQKPKFMNYQAQPNSLINYTPVEPNSWIKPNVFVNGQGYITDRYVAPTMLKRLLAMSPR